One Etheostoma cragini isolate CJK2018 chromosome 19, CSU_Ecrag_1.0, whole genome shotgun sequence DNA segment encodes these proteins:
- the c19h11orf68 gene encoding UPF0696 protein C11orf68 homolog → MEVEGPPAEGAVESPFTAETYAAEAMAADMDPWIVFDSRRTPRSEFDAWLESNGPSRVYRFGDEENGVSPVGWIAVLGLNHCPSTGDVTGLQESWEKLLASGRPVSFQTVKELALNHGVLTGKWLMHLDSGFKLDRAWECVARAALDGKISLVKVSPHNPKGEGKQVICAYNQNFTDESEVLRLDSIIRATGVKCPLAYKPDVYTYLGIYRNNRWKLGPTIYESKFDLESVPRRSHIINKVTNLEVT, encoded by the coding sequence ATGGAGGTGGAAGGGCCCCCTGCAGAAGGCGCGGTGGAGTCCCCCTTTACTGCAGAGACCTACGCCGCCGAGGCCATGGCTGCAGACATGGACCCCTGGATTGTGTTTGACTCGAGAAGAACTCCCAGATCCGAGTTTGATGCCTGGCTGGAGAGCAACGGGCCCTCACGAGTGTACAGATTTGGTGATGAGGAAAATGGTGTTAGCCCTGTGGGCTGGATCGCCGTGCTGGGCCTGAACCACTGCCCCAGCACTGGAGATGTTACGGGTCTCCAAGAGAGCTGGGAGAAACTGTTGGCCAGCGGGCGGCCTGTCAGCTTCCAGACAGTAAAGGAGCTGGCCCTGAACCACGGAGTGCTCACAGGCAAATGGCTGATGCACTTGGACTCTGGTTTCAAGTTGGACCGCGCCTGGGAGTGTGTTGCCAGAGCAGCCCTGGATGGCAAGATCTCCCTCGTTAAGGTCAGTCCCCATAATCCAAAGGGAGAGGGCAAGCAGGTCATTTGTGCCTACAACCAGAACTTCACTGACGAGAGCGAGGTTCTGAGGCTGGACTCCATCATCCGTGCCACAGGGGTCAAATGCCCTCTCGCCTACAAGCCTGACGTGTACACATACCTGGGGATCTACAGAAACAACCGCTGGAAACTTGGTCCAACCATATATGAGAGCAAATTTGACCTGGAGTCTGTGCCCCGGCGTTCCCACATAATCAACAAAGTCACCAATCTGGAAGTAACTTAA
- the drap1 gene encoding dr1-associated corepressor isoform X1 produces the protein MPSKKKKYNARFPPARIKKIMQTDEEIGKVAAAVPVIISRALELFLESLLTKACHVTQSRNAKTMTTSHLKQCIELEQQFDFLKDLVAAVPDMQGEGEENHTEGGGEKVPRRGRKPGSGRKNGGAGSKGKDKKLSGTESEQEDDSEDSETDGDEEDGSQSSTNQQAASRFHSSNAPPQYMHMGSMAPAQPQGGMAFAPHPSMISIVPPPPGPEPHQNEEDDDDDEDYDS, from the exons ATGCCcagcaaaaagaagaaatacaacGCCAGATTCCCTCCG GCAAGGATTAAGAAGATTATGCAGACAGATGAAGAAATAGGCAAAGTGGCTGCAGCAGTACCTGTTATTATTT CGAGAGCCCTGGAGCTTTTTTTGGAATCATTGCTTACAAAGGCCTGTCATGTCACCCAGTCTAGGAATGCAAAGACTATGACAACATCACATCT AAAGCAGTGCATTGAGCTGGAGCAGCAGTTTGATTTCTTAAAGGACCTAGTAGCAGCAGTGCCGGACATGCAGGGTGAGGGGGAAGAGAACCACACGGAGGGGGGAGGAGAAAAAGTCCCACGCAG GGGTAGAAAACCAGGGTCTGGCCGCAAGAATGGGGGGGCCGGCTCCAAAGGCAAGGACAAGAAGTTGTCTGGCACAGAATCAGAGCAAGAG GATGACTCTGAAGACAGCGAGACAGACGGGGACGAGGAGGACGGCTCTCAGTCAAGCACAAATCAGCAGGCTGCATCCAGGTTTCACAG CTCAAACGCGCCCCCCCAGTACATGCACATGGGCAGCATGGCTCCCGCACAGCCCCAGGGCGGCATGGCCTTCGCCCCCCACCCCTCCATGATTAGCATCGTACCGCCTCCCCCAGGCCCCGAGCCGCACCAAAACGAGGaggacgacgacgacgacgaaGACTACGACTCCTag
- the drap1 gene encoding dr1-associated corepressor isoform X2, with translation MQTDEEIGKVAAAVPVIISRALELFLESLLTKACHVTQSRNAKTMTTSHLKQCIELEQQFDFLKDLVAAVPDMQGEGEENHTEGGGEKVPRRGRKPGSGRKNGGAGSKGKDKKLSGTESEQEDDSEDSETDGDEEDGSQSSTNQQAASRFHSSNAPPQYMHMGSMAPAQPQGGMAFAPHPSMISIVPPPPGPEPHQNEEDDDDDEDYDS, from the exons ATGCAGACAGATGAAGAAATAGGCAAAGTGGCTGCAGCAGTACCTGTTATTATTT CGAGAGCCCTGGAGCTTTTTTTGGAATCATTGCTTACAAAGGCCTGTCATGTCACCCAGTCTAGGAATGCAAAGACTATGACAACATCACATCT AAAGCAGTGCATTGAGCTGGAGCAGCAGTTTGATTTCTTAAAGGACCTAGTAGCAGCAGTGCCGGACATGCAGGGTGAGGGGGAAGAGAACCACACGGAGGGGGGAGGAGAAAAAGTCCCACGCAG GGGTAGAAAACCAGGGTCTGGCCGCAAGAATGGGGGGGCCGGCTCCAAAGGCAAGGACAAGAAGTTGTCTGGCACAGAATCAGAGCAAGAG GATGACTCTGAAGACAGCGAGACAGACGGGGACGAGGAGGACGGCTCTCAGTCAAGCACAAATCAGCAGGCTGCATCCAGGTTTCACAG CTCAAACGCGCCCCCCCAGTACATGCACATGGGCAGCATGGCTCCCGCACAGCCCCAGGGCGGCATGGCCTTCGCCCCCCACCCCTCCATGATTAGCATCGTACCGCCTCCCCCAGGCCCCGAGCCGCACCAAAACGAGGaggacgacgacgacgacgaaGACTACGACTCCTag